ATCCATAAAACCTCTCTTTACGAGAGGTTTTATGATCCGCAAAAGTGTGGAAAAGTGAGAAAATACGCCATTTTTTATGCTATACTGGTAGTATATGGAAGTTACACTCGGGGAAGCTAAGGTCGATTTTCGTATACAGACAGAACACTTCGAGGGACCACTCGATCTTCTCCTTTCGCTTATCGAAAAAAGAAAATTGTTCATAAGTGATTTTTCGCTTTCTAAAGTTGCAGATGATTATATTTCACATGTACGCTCGTTTGAGTCGTATCCAATGAGTGACGTTGCAAACTTTCTCCTTGTTGCTTCGACCCTAGTCCTTATCAAGTCAAAATCAATTCTTCCAGATCTTAATCTTACGATAGAAGAGGAGCAAGATATCTCAGACTTGAAACGACGTCTTGCATTACATGAGTTATTCCGTGCGCTATCTGAGGTGGTAAAGTCTGAGTATGGTAAGCGCATTATTTTTGAGAAAAGCGCACGTACTCTCCCTCCGCAATTCTTTGCACCTGATGCACAAATGACGCCGGTAGGTATCCATGAAGGCGCAATTAGGGTCCTTGAAGCATTGCCGAAGAAGGTTGCGCTTCCGAAAGCGACAATCAAGAAAGTTGTTTCAATCGAAGAAATGATGAATCGACTTGCTGAGCGTGTTACGGGAGCACTAAAGATGGGATTCAGTCGTTTCGCAAAATATGAGCGAGGCAAGCCTATCTCTCGAGAAGAACGCGTCGATGTTATTGTGTCATTCCTCGCAATGCTTGAGCTTGTGAAGCAGGGCACCATCACTGTTGCGCAGAGTGATGATTGGGGGGAGATAGATATCGAGCCTATTGAGCTCGCAACACCAACATATGGATAATTCATCAAACAAAACACTTTCACTTGCTGCAGCCATTGAGGCCATCTTGTTTTACACTGCGGAGCCAATGTCGTACCGAAAGCTTGCAATTCTCACTAAGACCGACGCAACAATGGTGCGAGAGGCGGCCAAGCAGCTCAGTGAGCGGCTTGCACAGTCAGAAAGTGGAATTCGTCTTATTGAACAGGATAATGAAATTGCACTTGGGACTGCACCTGCAGCAAGTGCGCTCATTGAGGAGATTACACGTGAAGAGATTACGAAAGAACTTTCGAAAGCAGCTGTAGAGACTTTGTCTATCATCTGTTACAAGGGTCCGCTGACGCGTTCAGATATTGATTATATTCGAGGAGTTAATTCGACATTCATCCTTCGCAATCTTCTGGTGCGTGGTATTGTCGAGAAGTTAGAGAATCCAAGAGATGCTCGTGCAGCGCTTTATGGTGCTACTTTTGCGGCTCTGGAATATATGGGCGTCACTCGTAAAGAAGAACTTCCGCAGTACGAGGAGATTCAGGCGCAGCTCGAGGCCTTTGCTAGTGCGCGTTTCACTGAGGATGGTGAGTCAGAGCAATTGGTAGAGAAAACTACCGAAGAAGATATGTCACTTCATGATGCCTCACTCGGAGATGATATGACAGACTCAAAAGCAGAGCTATGTGACTCCGATGGAGATGGAATACTCACTCGAGAGGAGTGTGATCCAGACTTCAAACAGGGAGAGCTCTCTGAAAGTCCAGAATCAACAAATTTAGAAGCTGATATTGCAGAAGAAGATCTGATGGCGCCAGCCTTTGACGATTCCGCTATTGCTGTGCATAATGCAGAAGATGATCATGCAGCGTAATGATTTCAAGCTTATCGTTATTTTTGCCATAGTCGGGTTCCTTATAGGTCCGAAGATTTTTGCGAGTCAGAAGAGTGCACCGAATGAGAAAGAATTGGCAACTCAGCCAGCGGCCATTGCTGCGACATCAAGTAAGCCCGATCCATTCACGGGGATGAGCTTAACTGCCAAAAGTGCTTTTGTTTGGGATATCGCGAGTCAGCGCGTGCTTTATGCAAAGAATGCGCAGTCTCCGCAGA
The nucleotide sequence above comes from Candidatus Paceibacterota bacterium. Encoded proteins:
- a CDS encoding segregation/condensation protein A, with translation MEVTLGEAKVDFRIQTEHFEGPLDLLLSLIEKRKLFISDFSLSKVADDYISHVRSFESYPMSDVANFLLVASTLVLIKSKSILPDLNLTIEEEQDISDLKRRLALHELFRALSEVVKSEYGKRIIFEKSARTLPPQFFAPDAQMTPVGIHEGAIRVLEALPKKVALPKATIKKVVSIEEMMNRLAERVTGALKMGFSRFAKYERGKPISREERVDVIVSFLAMLELVKQGTITVAQSDDWGEIDIEPIELATPTYG
- the scpB gene encoding SMC-Scp complex subunit ScpB, with amino-acid sequence MDNSSNKTLSLAAAIEAILFYTAEPMSYRKLAILTKTDATMVREAAKQLSERLAQSESGIRLIEQDNEIALGTAPAASALIEEITREEITKELSKAAVETLSIICYKGPLTRSDIDYIRGVNSTFILRNLLVRGIVEKLENPRDARAALYGATFAALEYMGVTRKEELPQYEEIQAQLEAFASARFTEDGESEQLVEKTTEEDMSLHDASLGDDMTDSKAELCDSDGDGILTREECDPDFKQGELSESPESTNLEADIAEEDLMAPAFDDSAIAVHNAEDDHAA